The genomic DNA TGCCGGATCCTGATACCTTCATCACTCTGCCCTGGCGCAAAAAAGGTGAAGAGAATGTCGGTCGGATGTTTTGCGATATCAAGAAACCGGGTGGGGAACAGTTTGAAGGTGACCCCCGTTACGTTCTGAAGCGGATGCTTAAAAAGGCAGCCGAAAAGAACTATACATACTACGTCGGTCCGGAACTGGAGTACTTCTACTTTAAAGATGACAAGACGACCGAGTTTCAGGATCAGGGCGGCTATTTTGACCTGACACCCCGCGATGTGGCCAGTGACTGGCGTCGGGAAACGGTGCTGACGCTGGAAGACGTGGGTATCCCCGTAGAGTATTCTCACCACGAAGTGGCGCCTTCCCAGCACGAAATTGATATTCGCTATGCCGATGCACTGACCATGGCTGATAACGTCATGACCTATCGCCTGGTGGTCAAGGAAATTGCTTTGAAATACGGTATCTACGCTACATTCATGCCAAAACCGGTTTTTGGGGTGAACGGTTCCGGGATGCATTGCCACCAATCTTTGTTCAAGGGTGAACGGAATGCATTCTTTGACGCCAATGACCCTTACAACCTGTCCGATACCGCCCGCCAGTACATTGCCGGTATTCTTAAGCACGCCCCGGAGTTCACCGCGGTGACCAATCAGTGGGTCAACTCCTATAAGCGCCTGGTACCTGGTTATGAGGCGCCTATCTATCTTTCCTGGGCTCGTCGTAATCGTTCTGATTTGGTACGTGTGCCGGAATACCGCGTCGGTCGGGAGAATGCCACCCGGATTGAACTGCGTTCGCCGGATCCAGCCTGCAATCCTTACCTGGCTTTCGCAGTCA from Dehalogenimonas sp. W includes the following:
- a CDS encoding glutamine synthetase family protein, with translation MANTRSEAIEYVLKRAHDEKVRFIRLWFTDILGHLKSFSISISELEGALQEGMGFDGSSIEGYCRIDESDMMALPDPDTFITLPWRKKGEENVGRMFCDIKKPGGEQFEGDPRYVLKRMLKKAAEKNYTYYVGPELEYFYFKDDKTTEFQDQGGYFDLTPRDVASDWRRETVLTLEDVGIPVEYSHHEVAPSQHEIDIRYADALTMADNVMTYRLVVKEIALKYGIYATFMPKPVFGVNGSGMHCHQSLFKGERNAFFDANDPYNLSDTARQYIAGILKHAPEFTAVTNQWVNSYKRLVPGYEAPIYLSWARRNRSDLVRVPEYRVGRENATRIELRSPDPACNPYLAFAVMLAAGLKGIEEKYEVPAPVEENVYEMSEKERSRRGIATLPSSLEEAVHLMEKSELIRETLGEHVFNAYIENKKIEWAKFRAYVTDWERNQYLSVL